CACTCCCGGCTCATGCGAGCACCTCGACCCGCTCGCCGTCGGACACACGCGCGCGGGACTCGGCGTCGCAGTCAGCGCAGCACCCCGGGACGTCGCATGTGTCGTTCGTGCACGGCTCGCCCTCGTCCACTGCGAGGACGACGTCGACGAGCGAGCTGAGCGCGTGTGCGAGGTGCGGGTCCGTGATCGCGTACCGCGTGCGTCGCCCCTCCGCGCCGGCGACCACCAGTCCACAGCCCCGCAGGCACGCCAGGTGGTTCGAGACGTTCGACCGCGTCATCCCCAGGCGGTCCGCGAGCTCGGCGGGGTAGACCGGGCCGGCG
This is a stretch of genomic DNA from Cellulomonas sp. ES6. It encodes these proteins:
- a CDS encoding metalloregulator ArsR/SmtB family transcription factor, which produces MLTIATRIDALTRLGRAMADPSRARILAALTAGPVYPAELADRLGMTRSNVSNHLACLRGCGLVVAGAEGRRTRYAITDPHLAHALSSLVDVVLAVDEGEPCTNDTCDVPGCCADCDAESRARVSDGERVEVLA